A single window of Magnetococcus marinus MC-1 DNA harbors:
- a CDS encoding DUF3467 domain-containing protein produces the protein MSEVKEGTKVTPEAAGNPKIVWDDSSMATSYANVCNVLGTREEIMVLFGANQAWQADSKEVTVNLSNRIVLNPYAAKRLQTMLEMALKEYETRYGQLKI, from the coding sequence ATGAGTGAAGTCAAAGAAGGTACCAAGGTAACACCCGAAGCTGCCGGCAACCCCAAGATTGTGTGGGATGACAGCAGCATGGCAACCAGCTATGCCAACGTCTGCAATGTGCTGGGAACCCGCGAAGAGATCATGGTCCTGTTTGGTGCCAATCAGGCTTGGCAGGCCGATAGTAAAGAGGTCACGGTTAATCTGTCTAACCGTATTGTGCTCAATCCCTATGCTGCGAAACGCTTGCAAACCATGTTGGAGATGGCTTTAAAAGAGTATGAGACCCGTTACGGTCAGCTGAAAATTTAA